A genomic segment from Lates calcarifer isolate ASB-BC8 linkage group LG13, TLL_Latcal_v3, whole genome shotgun sequence encodes:
- the nipsnap1 gene encoding protein NipSnap homolog 1 — protein sequence MATTTSLLSKGQMLYRYSVNLHQATRRFSENGDKGWFRSIFVHKVDARKDAHSNLLSKKETSNLYKIQFHNIKPECLEAYNTLEAEVQNRLHQDQDYPCEVVGSWNTWYGDQDQAVHLWRYRGGYPALTECLNKLNNNKEYLEFRKERAKMLISRRNQLLLEFSFWNEPLPRQGPNIYEMRTYYLKPGTMIEWGNHWARAIRYRQENNEAVGGFFSQIGDLYVVHHLWAYESLQSREETRNSAWLKEGWDVNVYYTVPLIRSMESRIMIPTKSSPLQ from the exons ATGGCGACGACTACCTCTCTGTTGTCTAAAGGACAGATGTTGTACAGGTATTCTGTGAATCTGCACCAGGCGACCAG GAGGTTTTCAGAGAATGGCGACAAAGGCTGGTTTCGTTCCATATTTGTGCACAAAGTCGATGCCAGGAAAGATGCCCACTCCAACCTGCTGTCAAAGAAGGAGACCAGCAACCTGTATAAAATTCAAT TTCACAACATCAAACCAGAGTGCCTGGAAGCATACAACACTCTAGA GGCTGAGGTGCAAAACAGGCTGCATCAGGACCAGGACTACCCATGTGAGGTGGTCGGAAGCTGGAATACCTGGTATGGAGACCAGGATCAAGCTG TGCATCTATGGCGATACAGAGGAGGCTACCCAGCCTTGACTGAATGCCTGAACAAGTTGAACAATAACAAG GAGTATTTAGAATTTCGGAAAGAGAGGGCGAAAATGTTGATTTCAAGGCGAAACCAGCTTCTTCTGGAGTTCAGTTTTTGGAATGAACCTTTGCCCAGACAAGGGCCAAACATCTATGAAATGCGCACCTATTACCTCAAG CCAGGAACTATGATTGAATGGGGCAACCACTG GGCGAGGGCAATCAGATACAGACAGGAGAACAATGAAGCAGTGGGCGGGTTCTTCTCACAGATTGGTGACCTGTATGTTGTTCATCACTTGTGGG CTTATGAAAGCCTCCAGTCCCGGGAGGAGACGAGAAACTCTGCCTGGCTGAAGGAAGGATGGGATGTAAATGTGTATTACACAG TGCCTTTGATCAGAAGCATGGAGTCTAGAATAATGATTCCCACCAAGAGCTCACCATTACAATGA
- the castor1 gene encoding cytosolic arginine sensor for mTORC1 subunit 1: MDLHILDHRLRVTSISKNGLMNFTHPLIKLIFLRNRTRCKFFSLTETPENYTVVLDEEGFKELQPSEHLQVESSIWLPLNVVSNGSASSSSQAVGVTKIAKSVIAPLAQQHVSVFMLSTYQTDFILVKEKDLSVVITTLEEEFNIYKEVGGESVPVHCQDVSCGLQKNGKEAIQPTVHPVLIPQNHFCVMSLDPDTLPSIATTLIDVLFYSSSPKEDTQSSPSQDLDCIKFFSFSLIDGYISLVMDTEAQRQFPADLLFTSSSGELWRMVRIGGQPLGFDECGIVAQISQPLADSDISAYYISTFSFDHALVPEEDIVSVTDMLQHQRKEPATS, encoded by the exons ATGGACTTGCACATATTGGACCACAGGCTACGGGTCACCAGCATATCCAAGAACGGGCTGATGAATTTCACACACCCCCTGATAAAACTGATATTTCTCCGGAACAGGACACG atgtaAGTTTTTCAGTCTGACGGAGACACCAGAGAACTACACAGTTGTCCTTGATGAGGAAGGATTCAAAG AGCTCCAGCCCTCAGAGCACCTCCAGGTAGAAAGCTCCATCTGGCTGCCACTCAATGTGGTCTCCAACGGCAGCGCCTCCAGCAGCTCGCAGGCTGTTGGCGTGACCAAGATCGCCAAATCGGTCATAGCCCCCCTGGCCCAGCAGCACGTTTCAGTTTTCATGCTCTCCACTTATCAGACTGACTTCATCCTG GTGAAAGAGAAAGACCTGTCTGTAGTCATCACCACTCTGGAGGAGGAGTTCAATATCTAtaaggaggtgggaggagagtCTGTCCCTGTGCATTGCCAGGATGTTTCCTGCGGCCTCCAGAAGAACGGCAAAGAAG CCATCCAACCCACAGTTCACCCAGTGCTGATCCCCCAGAACCACTTCTGTGTCATGTCTCTGGACCCGGACACGCTGCCGTCCATCGCCACCACACTCATTGACGTGCTCTTTTATTCCAGCAG tccTAAAGAGGACACACAGTCATCTCCCAGCCAGGACTTGGACTGTATCAAgttcttctccttctccctcatcGATGGCTACATCTCACTGGTGATGGACACTGAAGCTCAGAGACA GTTTCCTGCTGACCTTCTCTTCACCAGCTCCTCCGGCGAGCTGTGGAGAATGGTGCGTATAGGGGGACAACCGCTGGGCTTCG ATGAATGCGGTATAGTTGCCCAGATATCTCAACCTCTTGCTGACAGCGACATCTCTGCCTATTACATAAGCACCTTCAGCTTTGACCACGCTCTG GTCCCTGAGGAGGACATAGTGAGTGTGACAGACATGCTCCAGCATCAGAGGAAAGAACCAGCCACCAGCTGA